GGCGAGGATGCCGGGATTGGTGACGTCGATCGTCTCGGCACGCGCGAAGAAGGCGAGCGCCGCAGCGGTATCGCCCAGCCGCGCGCTAAGATTGCCGGCTTCGAGCAGCGCGCGCACGTCGCGCGGATTGGCGGCGAGCACGCGCATTTCCTGCGCAAGCTGGTCGGCAAGCGGATTTGGCGCCGGCATCAGTCCGGTCTGGGCGAATGCGGGGACCGGCGATGCACCGGCGCCGGCGGCAACGGCCAATGCCAGCGCAATGCCACCGAGGGAGCGAATCTGCTTCATTCGGGATCAGCTAGAGGCGCGATTGGCTGAACCGCCAATGACGCATCGCCGGCGGCTCGCCAAAGCGAGATCCGCCGGCGACGAACGCCTTTACTGGTTGTTCTGGCTGCGCAGGAACCGCGGGATATCGAGCGGATCCTTGTCGTCGTCGTCGGTCGTCTTCGACGCGCCGCGCGAAGCCATGCGCTCGAACAAGGTGCCGCCGGCACGACGTCCGGCTGGCTTGGGCTCAGGTGCGGGCTCTTCGTCCGCACCGCCGGTCAGCCAGCGGCGACGGCTGGTCAGTTCGGGTGCGGGCGCCGGTTCGGGCTCGGGAGCAGGCTCCTCGATCGCGCTACCTTCGCCGAGCAGCAGCTCGTCGGATTCGCCGGGCTCGTCATAGCTGGTCACGGGCTCTGCCTGCGGCTCGGGCTCGACGGCGTCGGGCGCCTCGAGAACCACGGCGGGCTCGGCTTCCTGCGCTTCCTCGGTCTCGTAGCTCGGCTCGGAGAAGCCCGGCTCGGCAGCGGGTGCGACCGGCTCGGCAGCGGCGCTGCGGCGCGGCGTGGAGAAGGAGAAGACACGGGTCTGCTCGGGCGCCGGCACGATGCGGGCCTGAGCATCGGCATCGATACCGGTCGCGACGACCGACACACGGATCTTGCCCTCGAGATCGGGATTGAACGCCGAACCCCAGATGATGTTCGCATCGGGATCGACCAGCTCGCGGATATGGTTCGCGGCTTCGTCGACTTCGAGCAGGCGCATGTCCTCGCCGCCGGTGATCGAGACGATCACGCCCTTGGCGCCGTTCATCGAGACGCCGTCGAGCAGCGGATTGGCGATCGCCTTCTGCGCCGCGATCAGCGCGCGATCGTCGCCGTCCGCCTCGCCGGTGCCCATCATCGCCTTGCCCATCTCCTGCATCACCGAACGGACGTCGGCGAAGTCGAGGTTGATCAGGCCGGGCATGACCATCAGGTCGGTGATGCCGCGGACGCCCTGCTGGAGCACCTCGTCGGCCATCTCGAACGCCTGCTTGAACGTCGTGTTGGCGTTGGCGATCAGGAACAGGTTCTGGTTGGGGATGACGATCAGCGTATCGACATATTTCTGCAGCTCTTCGATGCCCGATTCCGCCGATTGTGCGCGGCGGCGGCCCTCGAAGGCGAACGGCTTGGTGACGACGCCGACGGTCAGGATGCCCATGTCACGCGCCGCCTTGGCGATGACGGGTGCCGCACCGGTGCCGGTTCCGCCGCCCATGCCGGCTGCGATGAAGCACATATGCGCGCCCTCAAGCGCCTTCTGCACCTGATCGATCGTCTCTTCGGCAGCAGCGCGGCCGATCTCGGGACGCGAACCTGCGCCCAGGCCTTGCGTGATCTTCGCGCCCAGCTGGATGCGATGCCCGGCCGAAGACTGCTTGAGTGCCTGTGCGTCGGTGTTGGCGACGAGGAACTCGACCCCCTGGACGTCGGCGCGGATCATGTTCGCGATCGCGTTGCCGCCAGCGCCACCCACACCGATCACGGTGATCTTGGGCGTCAGCTCGTCGACGTCAGCCGGAAGAAATTCGATGCTCATTCCATATTCTCCCTGGCGCCGCCACGCTCCGGGGGCGGCACCCTTGAGCCCCGTGATGCACCAAGGGCCCGACCGACTCTAGTGTAAACAGACCTGCCGGTCGTATTTCTTTAATAATTCGACCGAAACGCCGTCATCAGCCGCTGAAGAAGCGCACCGGGGCTGGTCTTGGTGACCATCTGGTGGCTCGAGGTTTCCAGCGCGCGCAGATCGATCGGGTCCATCGCGGCGAAGCGCGCGAGACCGGCGAGCGTCGCGAAGGCCGGGCCGGCATGCGCTTCCGGCAGCGCGATCAGCCCCTTGGGACGGCCGACGCGGACGGCATTGCCCAGCGACTGCTGCGCATAATCGGCGATGCCCTTCAGCTCGGCGCCGCCGCCGGTGAGGACGATCTGGCGACCGATCGGGTCCTGGAAGCCGAGCTTCTTCAGCTCCTTCTGGATCTCGGTCATCAGCCGTTCGAGGCGCTGGCGGATCGTCGCGTTGAGCTGCGCCTTGGTGATGCGCGGCCCCTCGGCGCCTTCGTCGGGGATTGCCGGCTGGACGTCGATCATCTCGTGATTGTCGCGCGGGGACAGGTTCGCCGAGCCGTGGAAGCATTTGGTGCGCTCGGCCCAGGTGCGCGCGGTGCCGAAGGCCGAGGCGATGTCGTCGGTGATGTCGGCCGACCCCATCGGGATCGAGGCGAGTCCCGCAAGCACGCCGCCGGCGAACACCGAGACGTTGGTCACGCCTGCGCCGATCTCGACCAAAGCGACGCCAAGCTCGCGCTCCTCGTCAGTGAGGCAGGCGAGACCGGTAGCGACCGGCGCCGCGATGATCGAGCGGACCTCGAGATGCGCCGAGCGCACGCAGAGATCGAGATTGCGGACCGGCGAGCCTTCGGTCGAGACGACGTGGATGTCGATGCCGAGACGGTCGGCATGGAGCCCGAGCGGGCGCTTGACCCCGGCAAGGCCGTCGATCGTGTAGCAGGTCGGCTGGGCGTGGAGCACCATCTTGCCCTGCGGATCGATCGCGTCGCGGCCGGCCTTGAGCAATTCGTCGATATCGGCCTGTTCGACCCGGTGACCGCCGAGATCGGCTTCGAGCTTGACGACGTCGGACAGTAGGCCGCCTGCCGAGAAGCTGACCCAGACGTCTTCGATATTGGTGCCGGCGATGCGTTCGGCCTGCTCGACCGCCTCGCGGATCGCAAGCTCGGTGGCATGCATGTCGGCGACATAGCCACGCTTGACGCCGCGGCTCTCGCGCTGGCCGGTACCGAGCACGACGAGCTGCCCGTCATCCGAGCGCTGCGCGATCAGCGCCGAGACCTTGGACGA
This genomic stretch from Sphingomonas sp. LM7 harbors:
- the ftsZ gene encoding cell division protein FtsZ, which codes for MSIEFLPADVDELTPKITVIGVGGAGGNAIANMIRADVQGVEFLVANTDAQALKQSSAGHRIQLGAKITQGLGAGSRPEIGRAAAEETIDQVQKALEGAHMCFIAAGMGGGTGTGAAPVIAKAARDMGILTVGVVTKPFAFEGRRRAQSAESGIEELQKYVDTLIVIPNQNLFLIANANTTFKQAFEMADEVLQQGVRGITDLMVMPGLINLDFADVRSVMQEMGKAMMGTGEADGDDRALIAAQKAIANPLLDGVSMNGAKGVIVSITGGEDMRLLEVDEAANHIRELVDPDANIIWGSAFNPDLEGKIRVSVVATGIDADAQARIVPAPEQTRVFSFSTPRRSAAAEPVAPAAEPGFSEPSYETEEAQEAEPAVVLEAPDAVEPEPQAEPVTSYDEPGESDELLLGEGSAIEEPAPEPEPAPAPELTSRRRWLTGGADEEPAPEPKPAGRRAGGTLFERMASRGASKTTDDDDKDPLDIPRFLRSQNNQ
- the ftsA gene encoding cell division protein FtsA produces the protein MAKAVPEGLITALDVGSSKVSALIAQRSDDGQLVVLGTGQRESRGVKRGYVADMHATELAIREAVEQAERIAGTNIEDVWVSFSAGGLLSDVVKLEADLGGHRVEQADIDELLKAGRDAIDPQGKMVLHAQPTCYTIDGLAGVKRPLGLHADRLGIDIHVVSTEGSPVRNLDLCVRSAHLEVRSIIAAPVATGLACLTDEERELGVALVEIGAGVTNVSVFAGGVLAGLASIPMGSADITDDIASAFGTARTWAERTKCFHGSANLSPRDNHEMIDVQPAIPDEGAEGPRITKAQLNATIRQRLERLMTEIQKELKKLGFQDPIGRQIVLTGGGAELKGIADYAQQSLGNAVRVGRPKGLIALPEAHAGPAFATLAGLARFAAMDPIDLRALETSSHQMVTKTSPGALLQRLMTAFRSNY